One window of Cohnella hashimotonis genomic DNA carries:
- a CDS encoding aldo/keto reductase translates to MHYRSLGQSGLQVSAIGLGTNAFGKRSDRETSIRIIHEALDGGINMLDTANIYAGTQSESIIGEALAGRRHEAVLATKAGLPMGQGPNDRGSSRFHLRRELESSLKRLKTDYVDLYQIHTFDPGTPLEETLRTLDDLVASGKVRYIGASNYAAWELMKALGISERRGLERFVCTQASYSLADRTPETELIPLCLDQGVGLIPYFPLAGGILTGKYGVSGDTAPEGSRADTDPSFRRFLGGRADELGRQVAALAQELGVQPAVLAIAWLLARPAVATVIAGATRPEQLRANLDADALRLSEETLGRLVKISEDFRQGSPFAVYRLL, encoded by the coding sequence ATGCACTACCGTTCATTGGGTCAAAGCGGGCTTCAGGTATCGGCGATCGGACTCGGCACGAACGCGTTCGGCAAGCGATCGGACCGGGAAACGTCGATCCGGATCATTCATGAGGCGCTGGACGGCGGCATCAATATGCTGGACACGGCCAACATCTACGCGGGCACGCAGTCGGAGTCGATCATCGGAGAGGCGCTGGCGGGGAGACGGCATGAAGCGGTGCTGGCGACCAAGGCCGGACTGCCGATGGGACAAGGCCCGAACGACAGAGGTTCGTCCCGTTTCCATCTTCGGCGGGAGCTGGAGAGCAGCCTGAAAAGGCTGAAGACGGACTATGTAGATCTGTACCAGATTCATACGTTCGATCCGGGAACGCCGCTCGAGGAAACGCTGCGCACGCTGGACGACCTGGTCGCTTCGGGTAAAGTACGCTATATCGGCGCCTCCAATTATGCGGCGTGGGAGCTCATGAAGGCGCTCGGCATCAGTGAGCGTCGCGGGCTCGAGCGATTTGTCTGCACGCAGGCCAGCTATTCGCTGGCGGACCGCACGCCGGAGACCGAGCTCATTCCGCTGTGCCTCGACCAAGGGGTCGGGCTCATCCCGTACTTCCCGCTTGCGGGCGGCATCTTGACCGGCAAATACGGCGTTTCGGGCGACACGGCGCCGGAAGGCTCGCGTGCGGACACCGATCCATCGTTCCGCCGCTTTCTCGGCGGCCGGGCGGACGAGCTTGGCCGCCAGGTCGCCGCGCTGGCCCAAGAGCTGGGCGTTCAGCCGGCGGTACTCGCGATCGCCTGGCTGCTCGCCCGTCCCGCCGTCGCCACGGTTATCGCCGGCGCAACCCGTCCCGAGCAGCTTCGTGCCAATCTGGATGCGGATGCCTTGCGTTTATCCGAAGAAACGCTTGGCAGGCTGGTCAAGATCAGCGAGGACTTCAGGCAGGGCAGCCCGTTCGCCGTCTATCGGTTGCTTTAA
- a CDS encoding extracellular solute-binding protein, which produces MLNKKAIAIPLGTLLVAGALSACGSNDNNGGNAGAASPSASQSASPSASASTAQNASPSASASASSDLPAKPAELTIWQDDNADKIAVSTEIAKKYTEQTGIKVNIKPVAMNDQPDVLALDGPAGKGPDLFYQPGIGALVIKGLVQEIKAPQETLSAYTPEALAALSQDGKLYGLPAVTETYALFYNKKLVPEAPKTIADLEKIMAEQTDAKKQQYGFLFEATNFYYAWAFMGGNDGYIFKPDGSGGFDTKDIGFNKEGAVRGGQLIQSWFQKGYIPKDVNGDIVGGLFGQGKVGAIINGPWAIQDLKKQLGDNLGVAPLPTLENGKHPTSFIGVKGWMLSKFTKSPEWASDLAAFMTNEENALYYFKQTGEVPPVKSVLTSPDLTGDPLVFGFSQQNTYGMPFPTVPELDTVWDPMANALKFIASGKDVQGSMDDAVKQIEDKIKMTGA; this is translated from the coding sequence ATGTTAAACAAAAAGGCAATCGCCATCCCGCTCGGCACGCTGCTCGTCGCCGGCGCGCTGTCCGCCTGCGGCAGCAACGACAATAACGGCGGCAACGCCGGGGCGGCTTCTCCGTCCGCGAGCCAGTCCGCCTCGCCGAGCGCATCCGCATCCACCGCTCAGAACGCTTCGCCGTCGGCGTCTGCGTCCGCATCGTCCGACCTGCCCGCCAAGCCGGCCGAGCTCACCATCTGGCAGGACGACAACGCGGACAAGATCGCCGTCTCCACGGAGATCGCCAAAAAGTACACCGAACAGACGGGCATCAAGGTCAACATCAAGCCGGTCGCGATGAACGACCAGCCGGACGTGCTCGCGCTCGACGGACCGGCGGGCAAAGGCCCGGACCTGTTCTACCAGCCCGGCATCGGCGCGCTGGTCATTAAAGGACTCGTGCAGGAGATCAAGGCGCCGCAGGAGACGCTGTCCGCCTACACGCCGGAAGCGCTGGCCGCGCTCAGCCAGGACGGCAAGCTGTATGGACTTCCCGCCGTCACGGAGACGTATGCGCTCTTTTACAACAAAAAGCTCGTACCTGAAGCGCCGAAAACGATCGCCGATCTTGAGAAGATCATGGCCGAGCAGACAGACGCCAAAAAGCAGCAGTACGGCTTCCTGTTCGAAGCGACCAACTTCTATTACGCATGGGCGTTCATGGGCGGCAATGACGGCTACATTTTCAAGCCGGACGGCAGCGGGGGCTTCGATACGAAGGACATCGGCTTCAACAAGGAAGGCGCGGTCCGAGGCGGCCAACTGATCCAAAGCTGGTTCCAGAAGGGCTACATTCCGAAGGACGTCAACGGCGACATCGTCGGCGGGCTGTTCGGCCAGGGCAAAGTCGGCGCGATCATCAATGGTCCGTGGGCGATCCAGGATTTGAAAAAGCAGCTCGGCGACAACTTGGGCGTAGCGCCTCTGCCTACGCTCGAAAACGGCAAACACCCGACCTCCTTCATCGGCGTCAAGGGCTGGATGCTGTCGAAGTTCACCAAGTCGCCGGAGTGGGCGTCCGACCTGGCCGCGTTCATGACAAACGAAGAAAACGCACTTTATTACTTCAAGCAGACGGGCGAAGTGCCGCCGGTGAAAAGCGTGCTCACGAGCCCGGACCTGACGGGAGACCCGCTGGTGTTCGGCTTCTCCCAGCAAAACACGTACGGCATGCCCTTCCCGACCGTGCCGGAGCTCGATACGGTATGGGATCCGATGGCCAACGCGCTGAAGTTCATCGCAAGCGGCAAGGACGTGCAGGGCTCGATGGACGACGCCGTGAAGCAGATCGAAGACAAGATCAAGATGACGGGCGCCTGA
- a CDS encoding sugar ABC transporter permease — MQIQQAATGGPRRSEGLRPRTAALLSVIPGIGQYANRRYIKGTIFLLLAAAVGTALSAPIVNGIYGLITLGSNPEIDDSRTLLVEGIIAALLLILFASAYALNMRDAYRDAAKKQEGLRIPSVRQAFHDSWERGFPYFVIVPTFMLLTMIVIFPLLFMICLAFTNYNLYNSPPAHLLDWVAFDNFVALFTEAVWTKSLLAVLTWTVVWTLVATSLQIALAFFLALLVNDARVRFKKLIRTVFILPWAVPSFMTVLVFAAMFNDTFGSVNRDVMSLLGTSIPWLTDPTWARLAIIFVQIWLGFPYVFTLVTGVLQSISKDWYEAADVDGGSRWDKMRFITLPHVLYATAPLLIMQFSYNFNNFNIIYLFNKGGPPVPGQSSGATDILISWVYTLTFDQNNYKMAAAISIIMGLVVALFAFFQFRRTRSFREEGMY; from the coding sequence ATGCAAATTCAACAAGCCGCAACGGGCGGGCCTCGCAGGAGCGAAGGTCTAAGGCCGCGGACGGCGGCGCTGCTGTCCGTCATTCCCGGCATCGGACAATATGCCAACCGCCGTTATATCAAGGGCACGATCTTCCTGCTCCTTGCCGCAGCCGTCGGCACTGCCTTGTCGGCGCCGATCGTAAACGGCATTTATGGCTTGATCACGCTCGGCAGCAATCCCGAGATCGACGACTCCAGGACGCTGCTCGTCGAAGGCATCATCGCGGCGCTCCTGCTGATCCTGTTCGCGTCGGCGTACGCGCTCAACATGCGGGACGCATACCGGGACGCGGCCAAAAAGCAGGAAGGACTGCGCATCCCGTCCGTCCGCCAGGCTTTTCACGACAGCTGGGAGCGCGGATTCCCGTACTTCGTCATCGTGCCGACGTTCATGCTGCTGACGATGATCGTCATTTTCCCGCTGCTGTTCATGATTTGTCTCGCGTTCACCAACTACAATCTATACAACTCGCCGCCCGCGCATCTGCTCGATTGGGTCGCGTTCGACAACTTCGTCGCGCTGTTTACCGAAGCCGTATGGACGAAAAGCCTGCTTGCGGTGCTCACCTGGACGGTCGTGTGGACGCTGGTCGCGACGAGCCTCCAGATCGCGCTCGCTTTTTTTCTCGCGCTCCTGGTGAACGACGCTCGCGTCCGTTTCAAAAAGCTCATCCGAACCGTGTTCATTCTGCCCTGGGCCGTGCCGTCGTTCATGACGGTGCTCGTGTTCGCCGCGATGTTCAACGATACGTTCGGCTCCGTCAACCGCGACGTCATGTCGCTGCTGGGCACTTCGATTCCGTGGCTGACCGACCCGACCTGGGCGCGGCTCGCGATTATTTTCGTGCAAATCTGGCTCGGCTTCCCCTATGTGTTCACGCTTGTGACAGGCGTGCTTCAGAGCATTTCCAAGGACTGGTACGAGGCGGCCGACGTCGACGGCGGCTCCCGCTGGGACAAGATGCGCTTTATCACGCTGCCCCACGTCCTGTACGCGACCGCGCCGCTGCTCATCATGCAGTTTTCGTACAATTTCAACAACTTCAACATCATCTACCTGTTCAATAAAGGCGGCCCGCCGGTCCCGGGACAGAGCTCGGGCGCGACCGACATTCTGATCTCCTGGGTGTACACGCTCACGTTCGACCAGAACAACTACAAGATGGCCGCCGCGATCTCGATCATTATGGGCCTTGTCGTCGCGCTGTTCGCCTTTTTTCAATTCCGCCGGACGCGCTCGTTCCGCGAGGAGGGCATGTATTGA
- a CDS encoding sugar ABC transporter permease, with protein MGRKLKSRLEVAGIYLVVLIMFAVILYPLLWAVSISLNPGTSMFSSKLIPDSLSLEHYRWLFYDPRSDYVLWYKNTIYVAVLNALFSVIMVGLVAFVFSRYHFAGRKNSIYAVLLMQMFPVLMGMVAIYLLLNLVGLLDTFAGLIIFYVIGGLPMNVFLVKGYMDTIPRDLDESAKMDGAGHLTTYIRILFPLVRPILAVVALFTFMAPFMDFLTPRIILRSPEKFTIALGLFSFINDKVGNNFTMFAAGTILVALPIAVVFLILQRYLIAGLAEGATKG; from the coding sequence ATGGGTCGCAAGCTCAAGTCCAGGCTCGAAGTGGCCGGCATTTACCTCGTCGTCCTGATCATGTTCGCCGTCATCCTGTATCCGCTGCTATGGGCGGTCAGCATCTCGCTCAATCCGGGTACGAGCATGTTCAGCTCCAAGCTGATTCCCGACTCGCTGTCGCTCGAGCACTACAGGTGGCTGTTCTACGATCCGCGCAGCGATTACGTGCTCTGGTATAAAAACACGATTTACGTCGCCGTGCTGAACGCGCTGTTTTCCGTCATCATGGTCGGACTCGTCGCGTTCGTCTTCTCCCGCTACCACTTCGCGGGCCGCAAAAACAGCATCTATGCGGTGCTGCTCATGCAGATGTTCCCCGTGCTGATGGGCATGGTGGCGATTTATTTGCTGCTCAACCTCGTCGGCCTGCTCGATACGTTCGCCGGGCTCATCATCTTCTACGTGATCGGCGGTCTGCCGATGAACGTGTTCCTCGTCAAAGGATACATGGACACGATTCCGCGGGATCTGGACGAGTCGGCGAAAATGGACGGCGCGGGGCATCTGACGACGTACATCCGCATCCTGTTCCCGCTCGTGCGGCCGATTCTGGCCGTCGTGGCGCTGTTTACGTTTATGGCGCCGTTCATGGACTTTCTGACGCCGCGCATCATCCTGCGTTCGCCGGAAAAGTTCACGATCGCGCTCGGTCTGTTCAGCTTCATCAACGACAAGGTCGGCAACAACTTCACGATGTTCGCGGCCGGCACGATTCTCGTCGCCCTGCCGATCGCGGTCGTGTTTCTCATTCTGCAGCGCTACCTGATCGCGGGACTCGCGGAAGGCGCGACGAAGGGCTAG
- a CDS encoding S-layer homology domain-containing protein, producing MIRWRKWLVFSLIAALLLAPLQAVSALAGAGEPAAQDAGTYVRFKDDWKGMYLYEDTAGRVRYGTTALSDPAAEWRIEDAGAGKKLIRNRLSGRVLDMTSVTPDARITDPLETTAADASTPGAQWLVNDVPGKPGAVGVVSAGNASRLLNVQTQDGFAHANNWAQAGWGSATWHVESAESSEPVRILNPWQGTFLFEDAGKVKYGSPAITDASSQWFAETTDGKTVFRNRATGHVLNMKNVAEADAVAQPLESLPPEEGEGGMTAQWVLSPPDESGRVSVSSAVYANRLLNVQTQDGYAHANDWAQPSWGSALWKLQPAAEVEPVRLKDGWKGGYLFEDAAGDVKYGMPAAEDKGALWLVYDTAGGTLIRSAQSGNYLTAREPAVSGSEPFAWAMAPAKDSGGSSVEGHYTFADPADSSALLNVQAQDGAGHVNDWAQPAWGSAQWLLEDPALTPGGPGEPQAPSYIRIKSSWLQLYMYEEDGIVKYGNAAAGDPKAEWLVVSGEGYKRIQNRATGHFVTLDGATDARQPLRATDLREGSTAGDWVIEDYQGAKQIHSVRDANESADKQFYIHVENKLKFAQYGVINRDWSSPKWIFVPVGDTGVPQGYVTLKNGYRGTYLYEENGVVKDGTPDLEAPAAQWSLRRGEQGVLIVNRATGHLVSNEHVTSYESALEALDIDPTWGSAQWTMTDGAEGRKVFTNVWKNDQRIHDEDNKGFAQSSGVPADWGSAQWLVDAAPSVPSVLPDGYVRIRNDATGQYLYENARHVVLYGNPAQEDASSHWLIESGVNGERLANRATGNVMSIAGAQAYLETEDASGGSDASLWHIEDAPIAGSLLIRSGAAGHLDEYLHTEDRTGYAQYDLRSIESEGVRWTLETAVGEARPPVPEAEDSNGVTPAIADTNVYALSSDVYGGLLTGAGSEASVIASATGVASGTRWVLESYDGYTRVKQLDSGRYLSADSAGTVVLSSDGASLGAQWRLNEDAGLASLGSALLPGQALAVVGGSGKLGLAAQDAAASRWQLRPLKGTVTYEAENAFARGGVAIGTASGVSYAERFEGEDAALIFAADAPAAGSYSASVRYRGAGELALVVNGVRTGTLSLTGDEGWREAAISLSLREGYNSVELQGMGAISGTVAIDALIVRGAVASPSRGADVPYTTYEAERMNTNAQLVSGSRAYGTLSAESSGRQAVKLASTGDYVSFKTSAAANFLNIRYSIPDSEDGAGLDATLSVYVNGQKRGTLALTSRFSWVYGKYPYTNQPADGDPHRFYDEAQQFVGDIPAGATVALRKDEGDMAASYAIDFAELELAPEPLAMTAGYVSAVDFGAVPDDGEDDTTALEAAIGAAKREGAGLWLAAGDYLLSKPLEVSGVEIAGAGMWYSKLTGAGFMGRGDRVRIRDLTVDVGVNGRHDALPEAGFDGAYGKGSSIQHVWIRHAKAGVWTTLSDDASVATEGLYLGGLRVRDTYADGVHFSTGTKHAMLEHSSVRNTGDDAVALWSDPREGASDELARTEGNVVRFNTIQLPTLADNVAVFGGKDNAIRDNIITDTMGFGAGIAISTRFNPVPFAGTTVVERNTLLRTGGREPNWGQDFGAIWLFAGDKPIDADIVFRNNEAIDSTYQGFYANGDKGVHAEPGRKVTVENLVIDGAGTWGLQVNGDAIGSVTLANVLVRDTKLGRQFNGAGVEKFRLEAGESAGENASAGRNPQVVPDDERNGPDAPGNAAVQNPTNAAIQQMDEALRDALTGKPSVLRLRVKAEADGSAAVSIGAAALKESVAAVPGGLIAIEAGGVSYMLPITLIAQWLDEKAGSSSPTSATGAGKLVLTIAPPAADVIKAMTQAASGAGLTLIEGAQYEFELYWSSDGAESPINSFGSLFVDRSLTLNGTLDGGRTTALVYDPASRAFRPVPALFKSSGGKTTVTIRSTTNSIYVLADSARSFGDLAGHWERADIELLAAKRIVNGTGAGKFSPGAAVSRAEFAAMLVRALGLKGDGGKVAFKDIQASDWFAGDVEAAARFGLARGSGDGRFQPQAEVTREQMAVMLAATLKLAPGAHTAAPADSGTTTAATSDEAAVAQPNVADASAVGAWAREAIAELMRQGLLQGRPDGTFAPKATVTRAEAATAIKRLMTGMKLL from the coding sequence ATGATACGTTGGCGGAAATGGCTGGTTTTCAGTCTGATCGCGGCGCTGCTGCTCGCGCCGCTGCAGGCTGTTTCGGCATTGGCCGGCGCAGGGGAGCCTGCAGCGCAAGACGCGGGAACTTACGTCAGGTTCAAGGACGACTGGAAGGGCATGTATTTGTACGAGGACACGGCCGGCCGAGTGCGCTACGGCACGACGGCGCTGTCCGATCCGGCCGCCGAGTGGCGGATCGAGGATGCCGGCGCGGGCAAGAAGCTCATTCGCAACCGGCTCAGCGGCCGGGTGCTGGATATGACGTCGGTGACGCCGGACGCCCGGATCACGGATCCGCTCGAGACGACGGCCGCAGACGCGTCGACGCCGGGCGCGCAGTGGCTCGTGAACGACGTTCCCGGCAAACCCGGCGCGGTGGGCGTCGTCAGCGCGGGTAATGCAAGCCGGCTGCTCAACGTTCAGACGCAGGACGGCTTCGCGCATGCTAACAACTGGGCGCAGGCCGGCTGGGGCAGCGCGACCTGGCATGTCGAGTCGGCTGAATCCAGCGAGCCCGTGCGCATTTTGAATCCGTGGCAGGGAACCTTCCTGTTCGAGGATGCGGGCAAGGTCAAATACGGCTCCCCTGCGATCACGGACGCTTCTTCGCAATGGTTCGCTGAGACGACGGACGGGAAGACGGTATTCAGGAACCGTGCGACCGGTCATGTGCTGAATATGAAAAACGTCGCCGAAGCGGATGCCGTCGCGCAGCCGCTGGAGTCGCTGCCCCCGGAGGAAGGGGAGGGCGGGATGACCGCGCAATGGGTGCTTTCCCCGCCTGACGAATCGGGCCGGGTCAGCGTGTCGAGCGCGGTATACGCGAACCGGCTCCTGAACGTTCAGACGCAGGACGGCTACGCGCATGCGAACGATTGGGCGCAGCCGAGCTGGGGGAGCGCGCTATGGAAGCTGCAGCCGGCGGCCGAGGTCGAGCCGGTTCGGCTCAAAGACGGCTGGAAGGGCGGTTATCTGTTCGAGGATGCAGCGGGCGACGTGAAATACGGCATGCCGGCGGCAGAAGATAAGGGCGCGTTATGGCTCGTCTACGACACGGCTGGCGGAACGTTGATTCGCAGCGCGCAAAGCGGCAACTACCTGACTGCGAGGGAGCCGGCGGTCTCGGGGTCCGAGCCTTTCGCCTGGGCGATGGCGCCGGCGAAGGATTCCGGCGGCAGCTCGGTGGAGGGCCATTATACGTTCGCCGATCCCGCCGATTCGTCCGCGCTGCTCAACGTCCAGGCGCAGGACGGCGCCGGACACGTCAACGACTGGGCGCAGCCGGCATGGGGGAGCGCGCAGTGGCTGCTCGAGGACCCGGCGCTGACGCCCGGCGGTCCGGGCGAGCCGCAGGCACCGAGCTATATCCGGATCAAGAGCAGCTGGCTGCAGCTGTACATGTACGAGGAGGACGGCATCGTTAAGTACGGCAACGCCGCGGCGGGAGATCCGAAGGCGGAGTGGCTGGTCGTATCCGGAGAAGGCTACAAGCGGATTCAAAACCGCGCGACGGGTCATTTCGTGACACTCGACGGGGCGACGGACGCGCGTCAGCCGCTCCGTGCTACGGATCTTCGTGAAGGCTCGACGGCGGGGGATTGGGTCATCGAGGACTATCAGGGCGCCAAGCAGATTCACAGCGTTCGCGATGCGAACGAGTCCGCAGACAAGCAGTTCTACATTCACGTCGAAAACAAGCTTAAGTTCGCGCAGTACGGGGTCATCAACCGGGATTGGAGCAGTCCCAAGTGGATTTTCGTTCCGGTTGGGGATACGGGCGTCCCGCAAGGCTACGTAACGCTTAAAAACGGCTACAGAGGAACGTATCTGTACGAGGAGAACGGCGTCGTCAAAGACGGCACGCCGGACCTGGAAGCGCCGGCCGCGCAATGGTCGCTGCGCCGGGGCGAGCAGGGTGTCTTGATCGTAAACCGTGCGACGGGACATCTCGTTTCCAACGAACATGTGACTAGTTATGAGAGCGCGCTGGAGGCGCTCGACATCGATCCGACCTGGGGCAGCGCGCAGTGGACGATGACGGACGGCGCCGAAGGCCGCAAGGTGTTCACGAACGTATGGAAAAACGACCAGCGCATCCATGACGAGGACAACAAGGGCTTCGCCCAGTCCAGCGGCGTGCCGGCCGACTGGGGCAGCGCGCAGTGGCTCGTCGATGCCGCGCCGTCTGTGCCTTCCGTGCTGCCGGATGGCTATGTCCGCATCAGGAATGACGCGACGGGGCAGTATTTGTACGAAAATGCGCGTCATGTCGTCCTTTACGGCAATCCCGCGCAGGAAGACGCGTCCTCTCACTGGCTTATCGAGAGCGGCGTTAACGGCGAGCGCCTCGCGAACAGGGCAACAGGCAACGTTATGTCGATCGCAGGCGCGCAGGCCTACCTTGAGACGGAGGACGCTTCCGGCGGCTCCGACGCTTCGCTCTGGCATATCGAGGACGCGCCGATCGCAGGCAGCCTCTTGATTCGAAGCGGGGCGGCCGGACATCTCGACGAATATTTGCACACCGAGGACCGTACGGGCTATGCCCAATACGATCTGCGGTCGATCGAGAGCGAGGGGGTCCGCTGGACGCTGGAGACCGCTGTCGGAGAAGCGCGTCCGCCGGTTCCGGAAGCCGAAGATTCAAATGGCGTTACGCCGGCGATCGCGGATACCAACGTATATGCGCTGTCGAGCGATGTTTATGGCGGGCTGCTGACCGGCGCGGGCAGCGAAGCCAGCGTGATTGCCTCAGCAACGGGAGTGGCTTCGGGGACTCGTTGGGTGCTCGAATCTTACGACGGATACACCCGCGTCAAGCAGCTGGACTCCGGACGTTATCTGTCGGCCGATTCGGCGGGCACGGTTGTCCTGTCGTCCGATGGCGCGTCGCTGGGCGCGCAGTGGCGGTTGAATGAGGATGCGGGGCTCGCCTCGCTGGGCAGCGCGCTCTTGCCGGGACAGGCGCTTGCGGTCGTAGGCGGCAGCGGCAAGCTCGGGCTTGCGGCCCAGGACGCGGCAGCGTCCCGCTGGCAGCTTCGTCCCCTTAAGGGCACGGTGACTTACGAAGCGGAAAACGCGTTTGCGCGGGGCGGCGTAGCGATCGGGACAGCTTCAGGTGTCTCGTATGCCGAGCGCTTCGAAGGCGAAGATGCCGCTTTAATCTTTGCGGCCGACGCGCCGGCAGCGGGCAGCTACTCTGCTTCGGTGCGCTATCGCGGGGCAGGCGAGCTTGCGCTGGTCGTGAACGGCGTCCGGACCGGCACGCTGTCGCTGACCGGCGACGAAGGCTGGCGCGAAGCGGCGATCTCGCTTTCGCTACGCGAGGGTTATAATAGCGTCGAGCTGCAGGGCATGGGCGCAATATCGGGTACAGTGGCGATCGACGCATTGATCGTCCGTGGCGCCGTGGCGTCGCCATCTCGCGGGGCGGACGTTCCTTACACCACGTACGAAGCCGAGCGGATGAACACCAACGCGCAGCTCGTATCGGGCAGCAGAGCCTACGGCACGTTGTCCGCCGAGTCGTCCGGGCGGCAGGCGGTAAAGCTCGCGTCAACAGGCGACTACGTATCGTTCAAGACGTCCGCCGCGGCGAACTTCCTGAATATCCGCTACAGTATACCGGATAGCGAGGACGGCGCGGGATTGGACGCTACGCTGAGTGTGTACGTGAACGGGCAGAAGCGAGGCACGCTCGCTTTGACGTCCCGATTCAGCTGGGTGTACGGCAAATATCCGTACACCAACCAGCCTGCGGACGGCGATCCGCATCGTTTCTATGACGAAGCGCAGCAATTCGTCGGCGATATTCCGGCCGGCGCAACCGTGGCGCTGCGCAAGGACGAAGGGGATATGGCCGCAAGCTACGCGATCGACTTTGCCGAGCTCGAGCTTGCGCCGGAACCGCTCGCGATGACTGCCGGCTACGTATCCGCCGTGGACTTCGGCGCCGTCCCGGACGACGGCGAGGACGATACAACGGCTCTCGAGGCGGCGATCGGCGCAGCGAAGCGCGAAGGGGCCGGCCTGTGGCTGGCGGCGGGCGATTACCTGCTTAGCAAGCCGCTCGAAGTTAGCGGCGTCGAGATTGCTGGCGCCGGCATGTGGTACTCCAAGCTGACGGGCGCCGGCTTCATGGGCCGCGGCGACCGGGTCCGCATCCGCGATTTGACCGTCGACGTCGGCGTGAACGGCAGACACGACGCATTGCCGGAGGCGGGCTTCGACGGCGCGTATGGCAAAGGCTCGTCGATCCAGCATGTATGGATCCGCCATGCGAAGGCAGGTGTCTGGACGACGCTTAGCGACGATGCTTCTGTGGCTACGGAAGGCTTGTACCTCGGCGGTTTGCGCGTCAGGGATACGTACGCGGACGGCGTGCATTTCTCGACAGGCACGAAGCACGCGATGCTCGAGCACAGCTCGGTCCGCAATACGGGCGACGACGCCGTCGCGCTATGGTCCGATCCGCGCGAAGGCGCAAGCGACGAGCTGGCCCGCACGGAAGGGAACGTCGTGCGCTTCAATACGATCCAGCTGCCGACGCTGGCGGACAATGTCGCCGTATTCGGCGGCAAGGACAACGCGATCCGCGACAACATCATCACGGATACGATGGGCTTCGGCGCCGGCATCGCGATATCGACGCGTTTTAATCCCGTGCCGTTCGCCGGCACGACGGTAGTGGAGCGGAACACGCTTCTGCGCACGGGCGGCCGCGAGCCGAACTGGGGACAGGACTTCGGCGCGATCTGGCTGTTCGCGGGCGACAAGCCGATCGATGCGGACATCGTCTTCCGCAACAACGAGGCGATCGACAGCACGTATCAGGGCTTCTACGCCAACGGAGACAAAGGCGTGCATGCCGAGCCTGGACGCAAGGTGACCGTCGAAAATCTCGTGATCGACGGCGCTGGAACCTGGGGGCTCCAAGTGAATGGAGACGCGATCGGCAGCGTGACGCTGGCGAACGTCCTCGTGCGCGACACGAAGCTCGGCAGGCAATTCAATGGTGCGGGCGTGGAGAAATTCAGGCTCGAGGCCGGCGAATCCGCCGGAGAGAATGCTTCGGCGGGCCGCAATCCGCAAGTCGTACCGGACGATGAGCGCAACGGGCCCGACGCGCCGGGCAATGCCGCCGTGCAGAATCCGACGAATGCGGCGATCCAGCAAATGGACGAGGCGCTTCGGGATGCGCTGACGGGCAAGCCATCCGTCCTTCGTCTTCGGGTGAAGGCGGAAGCGGACGGCTCGGCAGCCGTCTCGATCGGCGCCGCTGCGCTTAAGGAATCGGTCGCCGCAGTGCCGGGAGGACTGATCGCGATCGAGGCCGGCGGCGTTAGCTATATGCTGCCGATAACGCTCATCGCGCAATGGCTCGATGAAAAGGCCGGCTCGTCTTCTCCGACGTCTGCGACAGGGGCGGGCAAGCTGGTGCTGACGATCGCGCCGCCTGCCGCAGACGTTATAAAGGCCATGACACAAGCGGCCTCCGGCGCCGGTTTGACGCTCATCGAAGGCGCACAATACGAATTCGAGCTCTATTGGTCGTCGGACGGCGCAGAATCGCCGATCAACAGCTTCGGCAGCCTGTTCGTAGACAGAAGCTTGACACTGAACGGTACCCTGGACGGCGGGAGGACGACTGCGCTCGTGTACGACCCCGCAAGCCGCGCCTTCCGGCCTGTGCCTGCATTGTTCAAATCGTCTGGCGGCAAGACGACGGTTACGATCCGGAGCACGACCAACAGCATTTATGTCTTGGCCGATTCGGCGCGGTCGTTCGGCGATTTGGCAGGGCATTGGGAGAGGGCAGATATTGAACTGCTGGCGGCGAAGCGAATCGTGAACGGGACAGGAGCCGGCAAATTCTCCCCCGGCGCTGCGGTGAGCCGCGCGGAATTCGCCGCGATGCTCGTGCGGGCGCTCGGTCTGAAGGGCGACGGGGGCAAGGTGGCATTCAAGGATATTCAAGCAAGCGACTGGTTCGCCGGAGATGTGGAGGCCGCTGCCCGCTTCGGATTGGCCAGGGGGAGCGGAGACGGACGATTCCAGCCGCAGGCGGAGGTCACCAGGGAGCAGATGGCGGTCATGTTGGCGGCGACGCTGAAGCTGGCGCCCGGGGCGCACACTGCCGCCCCGGCGGATTCCGGTACGACGACTGCCGCTACCTCCGACGAAGCTGCGGTCGCACAGCCGAACGTCGCCGACGCGTCCGCCGTCGGCGCCTGGGCGCGCGAAGCGATCGCGGAGCTGATGCGCCAAGGGCTGCTTCAAGGACGGCCGGACGGTACGTTCGCGCCAAAAGCGACGGTCACGCGCGCCGAGGCAGCGACTGCGATCAAGCGGCTGATGACCGGCATGAAGCTGCTCTGA